In the genome of Solibacillus silvestris, one region contains:
- a CDS encoding Zn-dependent hydrolase yields the protein MLKTNRERLQNTIDLFSQFGATENNGVTRLSLSPEDILARNKFKEICEQLGMTVTVDDMGTMYATLPSNSDNLPIVIGSHLDSVIKGGRFDGVLGVLTALEAVQTIIDEELELNHPITIVNFTNEEGARFEPSLMASGVLSGKFDKEKMLASTDRKGVTFEQALKESGYEGDVANRLTEAHAYLELHIEQGPVLEHYKKEIGVVEGVLGMVCYDITLTGESNHAGTTPISMRKDSMFAAMQIISILQNKLKQLPEDLVYTIGRINAYPNIHTVIPSNVTFSLESRHQDPTVIQQVEQIIFDLPKEIENCELSYQKLWSRDTVYFAPEVVHAVAASTDELGYSRHHMFSGAGHDAQFIAGYIPSTMIFVPSAKGYSHREDEFTSYEECSKGADVLVNAILKVAESSVSPVKSASVK from the coding sequence ATGTTAAAAACAAACCGCGAACGACTTCAAAACACTATTGATTTATTTAGCCAATTTGGGGCAACAGAAAATAATGGTGTCACACGTTTAAGCCTATCTCCCGAAGATATTCTCGCCCGCAACAAGTTCAAAGAAATTTGTGAACAGCTTGGCATGACGGTAACGGTTGACGATATGGGCACTATGTACGCAACACTGCCATCCAACTCCGATAACTTGCCGATTGTCATCGGCTCACATTTAGATTCTGTCATAAAGGGAGGACGCTTTGATGGGGTACTCGGTGTTTTAACTGCCCTGGAAGCTGTCCAAACTATTATTGATGAAGAACTCGAACTAAATCACCCTATAACAATCGTAAACTTCACAAACGAAGAAGGTGCACGTTTTGAACCGTCCTTAATGGCTTCAGGTGTTCTTTCAGGAAAATTCGATAAGGAAAAGATGCTCGCTTCGACGGATCGAAAAGGGGTAACATTTGAACAAGCCTTGAAAGAAAGCGGCTATGAAGGCGATGTCGCAAACCGTCTAACCGAAGCGCATGCCTATTTGGAGCTTCATATTGAGCAAGGTCCCGTTTTGGAACATTATAAAAAAGAAATCGGGGTCGTAGAAGGCGTTCTTGGCATGGTATGCTATGACATTACATTAACCGGTGAATCGAACCATGCGGGCACTACCCCTATTTCCATGCGTAAAGACAGTATGTTTGCCGCGATGCAGATCATTTCAATCCTGCAAAATAAATTAAAACAACTTCCTGAAGATCTTGTTTATACAATCGGACGTATCAATGCCTACCCGAATATTCATACGGTTATCCCGAGTAACGTAACTTTCTCGTTGGAGTCCCGCCACCAAGACCCTACAGTCATCCAGCAAGTAGAACAAATTATTTTTGACCTTCCTAAAGAAATCGAAAACTGCGAGCTGAGCTACCAAAAACTATGGAGCCGGGATACGGTCTATTTCGCACCGGAAGTTGTCCATGCTGTAGCAGCAAGTACAGATGAACTGGGCTATTCACGCCATCATATGTTCAGCGGCGCCGGCCACGATGCACAATTTATCGCAGGATATATTCCTTCTACAATGATTTTTGTTCCAAGTGCGAAAGGCTATAGTCACCGGGAAGATGAATTTACATCCTACGAAGAATGTTCAAAGGGTGCCGATGTCCTTGTTAATGCAATATTGAAAGTAGCCGAATCTTCGGTTTCACCCGTTAAGTCTGCTAGTGTAAAGTAA
- a CDS encoding Parvovirus coat protein VP1-like protein, with protein sequence MMRRPAMGFCFPGYRYCGPGCSGPGAPTNAVDNCCLHHDACYASGYDKRYCDAIFQQCLNQYKNPSTKMGRDANLFSRAIRLKNFLI encoded by the coding sequence ATGATGAGACGTCCTGCAATGGGGTTCTGCTTCCCTGGTTACCGTTACTGCGGACCTGGTTGCAGCGGACCTGGTGCACCAACGAATGCAGTCGATAATTGCTGTCTGCACCACGATGCTTGTTATGCAAGTGGCTACGATAAAAGATATTGTGACGCAATTTTTCAACAATGTTTAAATCAATACAAAAACCCCTCAACGAAAATGGGGAGGGACGCAAATTTATTTTCCAGAGCGATTCGGCTAAAGAATTTTCTAATATAG
- a CDS encoding amino acid ABC transporter substrate-binding protein, giving the protein MFKTKKFFITMLLMALTIILAACGTADDETSGSATSGEGGGKKLLVGTEATFAPFESMNDKGEIVGIDVDIMNAIGEEIGSEVEFRNVGWEPVFQQITNGELDLGASGITITDERKETYDFTDPYYEASLMIVVKEDSPIKTLDELKDQKVSVQINTTGHIAAQNLQGKSSSKILAYENQPIAFQEVINGATAAAFGDNAVVIEYLKNNPDSGLKAIESDQFEKEYYGFMVKKGNTELLNRLNEGLAKIKENDKLEEITGQKID; this is encoded by the coding sequence ATGTTCAAAACGAAGAAGTTTTTCATAACGATGCTGCTAATGGCATTAACAATCATTTTAGCCGCATGTGGTACAGCGGATGATGAAACATCAGGAAGCGCAACATCCGGAGAAGGTGGCGGTAAAAAGCTGTTAGTAGGAACGGAAGCAACATTTGCCCCATTTGAATCAATGAATGACAAAGGTGAAATTGTTGGAATCGATGTAGATATTATGAACGCAATCGGTGAAGAAATCGGTTCAGAAGTAGAATTCCGAAATGTAGGTTGGGAGCCGGTATTCCAGCAAATTACGAACGGTGAACTGGACTTAGGTGCATCAGGCATTACCATTACAGATGAGCGTAAAGAGACGTATGATTTCACAGATCCATATTATGAAGCATCATTAATGATTGTTGTGAAAGAAGACTCACCAATCAAAACATTGGATGAATTGAAAGATCAAAAAGTATCTGTTCAAATTAATACAACAGGGCATATTGCAGCACAAAACCTGCAAGGAAAATCAAGTTCAAAAATTTTAGCGTATGAAAACCAGCCGATAGCATTCCAGGAAGTAATCAATGGTGCAACAGCAGCAGCGTTTGGCGATAATGCGGTTGTTATCGAGTACTTAAAGAACAATCCGGATTCAGGACTGAAAGCGATTGAATCGGATCAGTTTGAAAAAGAATATTACGGCTTCATGGTGAAAAAGGGGAACACTGAGTTACTGAACCGTTTAAATGAAGGCCTAGCGAAGATTAAAGAAAACGATAAATTAGAAGAAATTACAGGGCAGAAGATCGATTAA
- a CDS encoding peptide ABC transporter ATP-binding protein yields MIKVENLHKHFGKLEVLKGIDYEVHEKEVVCVIGPSGSGKSTFLRCMNLLEEVTDGAIYIQGVKINDPKTNINDIRTEVGMVFQQFNLFPHMSVIDNITMAPMQIRQLNKADAEKLALELLDKVGLREKADNYPQQLSGGQQQRVAIARALAMKPKVMLFDEPTSALDPEMVKEVLEVMKNLAKEGMTMVVVTHEMGFAREVGDRVLFMDGGYIVEQGHPDEVFGNPQNERTKAFLGKVL; encoded by the coding sequence ATGATTAAAGTAGAAAACTTACACAAGCATTTTGGCAAGCTCGAAGTGTTAAAAGGAATCGATTATGAAGTACATGAAAAGGAAGTAGTTTGTGTCATCGGGCCATCTGGTTCTGGGAAATCAACGTTTCTTCGCTGCATGAATTTGCTGGAGGAAGTAACGGATGGTGCGATTTATATTCAAGGTGTCAAAATCAATGATCCGAAAACAAACATTAATGATATCCGTACAGAAGTGGGGATGGTGTTCCAACAGTTCAATTTATTCCCGCATATGTCGGTCATCGATAATATTACAATGGCGCCAATGCAAATTCGCCAACTGAACAAAGCCGATGCCGAAAAATTGGCACTCGAGCTATTGGATAAGGTCGGTTTGCGTGAAAAAGCAGATAACTATCCGCAGCAATTATCAGGCGGTCAGCAGCAGCGTGTCGCGATTGCCCGCGCATTAGCGATGAAGCCGAAAGTAATGCTGTTTGATGAACCAACGTCAGCCCTTGACCCCGAAATGGTAAAAGAGGTTTTGGAAGTAATGAAAAACCTTGCTAAAGAAGGCATGACAATGGTTGTCGTAACACATGAAATGGGCTTCGCACGTGAAGTAGGTGACCGTGTCCTGTTTATGGATGGCGGTTATATCGTAGAGCAGGGCCACCCGGATGAAGTATTCGGCAACCCGCAAAACGAACGGACAAAAGCATTTTTAGGAAAAGTACTATAA
- a CDS encoding amino acid ABC transporter permease produces the protein MDFFDFFRWDIIWNYRELYAKGLWATIVLTACGYIGGIIFGLVLGLGQVSTKKWIYWPAKIYVDVFRGTPMLVQLLLIHLAVIPTIFGTSQGWWVSGIVGLILNSAAYNAEIFRAGIQSIDKGQMEAARSLGLTQGQAMRKVILPQAFRRMIPPLGNEFIALLKDSSLVTVIAGAEILYVSKVVAGTYQRFWEPYLFAAFLYLVLTYAVTKLIAFIEKRVDINYNPRKKKERA, from the coding sequence ATGGATTTTTTTGATTTTTTCCGTTGGGATATAATCTGGAACTACCGTGAACTATATGCAAAAGGACTTTGGGCGACTATTGTTTTAACAGCATGTGGTTATATTGGTGGTATCATATTCGGTCTAGTTTTAGGATTAGGCCAGGTTTCAACAAAAAAATGGATTTACTGGCCGGCTAAAATATATGTCGACGTATTCCGTGGTACGCCAATGCTCGTACAATTATTATTAATTCACTTAGCTGTTATTCCAACTATTTTTGGAACATCGCAAGGTTGGTGGGTATCGGGTATTGTCGGTCTGATTTTAAACAGTGCCGCATACAATGCGGAAATTTTCCGTGCAGGGATCCAGTCGATCGACAAAGGGCAAATGGAAGCTGCAAGGTCATTAGGGTTAACACAGGGCCAGGCGATGCGCAAAGTTATTTTACCACAGGCGTTCCGTCGTATGATTCCGCCATTAGGGAATGAATTTATCGCATTGTTAAAGGATTCTTCACTTGTAACGGTAATCGCCGGGGCCGAGATTTTATATGTAAGTAAAGTAGTAGCCGGAACGTATCAGCGTTTCTGGGAGCCTTATTTATTCGCAGCGTTCCTATATCTTGTATTGACGTATGCTGTAACGAAGCTTATTGCATTTATCGAAAAACGAGTTGATATTAATTACAACCCACGTAAGAAAAAGGAGCGCGCGTAA
- a CDS encoding amino acid ABC transporter substrate-binding protein: MSTRKLFKWAAPLAAASMILTACGADESTSTGDKEYKKIVAGTEATYAPFEYLDDKGNVVGLDSEILAAIGEEMGIETEVKNVGWDSMMSQVTTGEVDMGAAAITITDERKESYDFTDPYYEATLLIVTKEGSTVASLEDIKDKKIAVQINTTGHIAAQELQGVASSKILAYENFSVALTEVLTGAADAAIGDNAVILDYLENNPDSGLKAVEDNSFEKDYFGFMVKKGNKELLDILNEGLQKIKDNGKLAEITGTEIE; this comes from the coding sequence ATGAGTACTAGAAAATTATTTAAATGGGCAGCACCTTTAGCTGCAGCTTCAATGATTTTAACAGCATGTGGAGCGGACGAATCGACATCTACAGGGGATAAAGAATATAAGAAAATTGTTGCAGGTACGGAAGCTACATATGCACCATTTGAATACTTAGATGATAAAGGAAATGTTGTCGGCTTAGATTCAGAGATTTTAGCAGCGATCGGCGAAGAGATGGGCATTGAAACAGAAGTGAAAAATGTAGGCTGGGACTCAATGATGAGCCAAGTAACAACTGGCGAAGTGGATATGGGTGCAGCGGCTATTACAATTACAGATGAGCGTAAAGAATCATATGACTTTACAGATCCTTACTATGAAGCAACTTTACTGATCGTGACAAAAGAAGGCTCGACAGTGGCATCTTTGGAAGATATTAAAGACAAAAAAATTGCAGTACAGATTAATACAACAGGCCACATCGCAGCACAGGAATTGCAAGGCGTTGCAAGCTCAAAAATTTTAGCATATGAAAACTTCTCTGTTGCGTTAACGGAAGTGCTGACAGGTGCTGCAGATGCCGCAATCGGTGATAATGCAGTTATTTTAGATTACCTTGAAAACAATCCTGATTCTGGCTTAAAAGCAGTGGAAGATAACTCATTTGAGAAAGACTACTTCGGCTTTATGGTGAAAAAGGGCAACAAAGAGCTATTGGATATTTTAAATGAAGGTCTTCAAAAAATTAAAGACAATGGCAAGTTAGCTGAAATTACAGGTACGGAAATCGAATAA
- a CDS encoding ATP-dependent Clp protease proteolytic subunit, giving the protein MNLIPTVIEQTNRGERAYDIYSRLLKDRIILLGSGIDDNVANSIVAQLLFLEAEDPDKDIYLYINSPGGSITSGMAIYDTMNFIKPDVSTICIGMAASMGAFLLSAGAKGKRVSLPNAEVMIHQPLGGAQGQATEIEIAAKRILHLREKLNRIMAENSGQDYETLARDTDRDNFMSAEQALEYGLIDKIYERNQLK; this is encoded by the coding sequence ATGAACTTAATTCCTACAGTTATTGAACAAACAAACCGCGGCGAGCGTGCATATGACATTTATTCACGTTTACTTAAAGACCGCATCATTTTATTAGGTAGTGGGATTGACGACAATGTTGCGAACTCAATCGTAGCACAGCTATTATTTTTAGAAGCTGAAGATCCAGATAAAGATATCTACCTATATATCAACTCACCAGGTGGCTCTATCACTTCAGGTATGGCGATCTACGATACGATGAACTTCATCAAACCTGATGTATCAACAATCTGTATCGGTATGGCTGCATCAATGGGTGCATTCCTGCTTTCTGCTGGTGCAAAAGGCAAACGTGTTTCTTTACCAAACGCAGAAGTAATGATTCACCAACCACTTGGCGGTGCACAAGGTCAAGCAACAGAAATCGAAATCGCTGCAAAACGTATTTTACACTTACGTGAAAAACTAAACCGCATCATGGCTGAAAACAGTGGCCAAGATTACGAAACGTTAGCACGCGACACAGATCGTGACAACTTCATGTCTGCAGAGCAAGCATTGGAATACGGTCTTATCGATAAAATTTATGAGCGTAACCAATTAAAATAA
- a CDS encoding phosphocarrier protein Chr yields the protein MIEKQVEVKLKSGLQARQAALFVQEANRYKADVYLQKDTKKVNAKSIMGIMSLAVAKGTVVTLWADGHDEEKAINALQLLIEKAD from the coding sequence ATGATTGAAAAACAAGTAGAAGTAAAGTTAAAATCGGGCTTACAAGCAAGACAGGCGGCTTTGTTCGTCCAAGAGGCGAATCGTTATAAAGCGGACGTCTATTTACAAAAGGATACGAAAAAAGTGAATGCGAAGTCGATCATGGGCATTATGAGCCTTGCCGTTGCAAAAGGCACGGTTGTCACATTATGGGCAGACGGCCATGACGAAGAAAAAGCAATCAACGCATTACAACTACTTATTGAAAAAGCGGATTAA
- a CDS encoding sporulation regulator WhiA yields the protein MSFASETKKELTQVEAGDSSLKAEVSALIRMNGSLSFANRQLSLDVQTENAAIARRLYTIVKKLYPYNVELLVRKKMRLKKNNVYICRVREGAREILADLEIVSNSFEFNHTIAKSIIPKENERRAYLRGAFLAGGSVNNPETSSYHLEIYSLYKEHGEALAELMNRYDLNAKTIERKKGFVTYLKEAEKISDFMNLVGAVQAMLKFEDVRIIRDMRNSVNRIVNCETANLNKTIGAALRQVENIRYIDNAVGLDQLPEKLREIARLRVEYQDVTLKELGEMVSTGVVSKSGVNHRLRKIDEIADALRRGENI from the coding sequence ATGTCATTTGCATCTGAAACAAAGAAAGAACTGACGCAAGTAGAAGCAGGTGATAGTAGTTTAAAGGCAGAAGTTTCTGCTCTTATACGGATGAACGGTTCGTTAAGTTTTGCGAATCGCCAATTAAGCTTAGACGTACAGACAGAAAATGCGGCAATCGCACGTCGGCTTTATACAATTGTAAAAAAGCTTTATCCATATAATGTAGAGTTGCTTGTTCGAAAGAAGATGCGTCTTAAAAAGAACAATGTGTATATATGCCGTGTACGGGAAGGTGCGCGGGAAATTCTTGCGGATTTAGAAATTGTCTCAAATTCATTTGAGTTTAATCATACAATCGCCAAATCAATCATACCGAAAGAAAATGAACGCCGTGCCTATTTACGTGGAGCCTTTTTGGCAGGAGGCTCGGTAAACAATCCGGAAACCTCTTCCTACCATTTGGAGATTTATTCTTTATATAAGGAGCACGGGGAAGCGTTGGCAGAGCTCATGAACCGCTATGATCTAAATGCGAAAACAATTGAACGGAAAAAAGGCTTTGTCACGTATTTAAAAGAAGCTGAGAAGATTTCGGATTTTATGAATTTAGTCGGTGCTGTTCAGGCGATGCTGAAGTTTGAAGATGTTCGGATTATTAGAGATATGCGGAACAGTGTAAACCGTATCGTAAACTGTGAAACGGCCAACTTAAATAAAACAATTGGCGCTGCATTGAGGCAAGTGGAAAATATCCGCTATATCGATAATGCGGTAGGGCTTGATCAGCTACCGGAAAAACTGCGGGAAATTGCACGTCTTCGTGTAGAATATCAGGACGTGACATTAAAAGAGCTCGGTGAAATGGTTTCAACTGGCGTTGTCAGTAAATCAGGTGTCAATCATCGTCTGCGCAAAATCGATGAAATCGCGGATGCGCTCCGTCGTGGAGAGAATATTTAA
- a CDS encoding RNase adaptor protein RapZ, which yields MASSSYTHELVIITGMSGAGKTVAVQSFEDLGYYCVDNLPPELLTTFLALMKDSEKKISRMAVVMDLRGREFFGSLIESLDALLDEEDILLRILFLESDDATLVRRYKESRRSHPLAPQGLPLEGIQMERELLSEVKGRAKSIVNTSQLKPRELRERIAQEFSNMSSPTFSLNIMSFGFKHGLPIDADLVFDVRFLKNPYYVEELRHKTGLQTEVSSYVLATEETQQLIAKLTDLFTFMIPHYRNEGKSQLVIAFGCTGGQHRSVTLAEYFGKLLAKNDQVIVTHRDINHRKD from the coding sequence GTGGCTAGTTCGAGCTATACACATGAGTTAGTGATTATTACAGGAATGTCAGGGGCGGGCAAAACGGTTGCAGTTCAAAGTTTTGAGGATCTAGGTTATTACTGTGTAGATAACTTACCTCCGGAGCTTTTAACTACTTTTTTAGCGCTAATGAAGGATTCCGAAAAAAAGATTTCACGTATGGCAGTTGTTATGGATTTACGTGGGAGAGAATTTTTTGGCTCATTGATCGAATCGCTCGACGCACTACTGGACGAAGAAGATATTTTACTCCGTATTTTATTTTTGGAATCCGATGATGCCACATTAGTTCGGCGCTATAAAGAATCACGCCGATCACATCCGCTTGCACCTCAGGGATTACCGCTGGAAGGGATTCAAATGGAGCGCGAACTGCTCTCTGAAGTAAAAGGGCGTGCCAAATCGATCGTCAATACTTCCCAGTTAAAACCACGGGAATTACGTGAACGTATCGCCCAGGAATTCAGCAATATGAGCAGTCCTACGTTTTCGTTAAACATTATGTCATTTGGATTTAAGCATGGGCTGCCGATTGATGCAGATTTAGTATTCGATGTTCGCTTTTTGAAAAATCCTTACTATGTTGAAGAATTGCGACATAAAACAGGGCTACAAACAGAAGTATCCTCTTACGTACTAGCAACAGAAGAAACACAACAGCTAATTGCCAAACTGACTGACTTGTTCACATTCATGATTCCTCATTACCGTAATGAAGGCAAATCACAGCTTGTCATCGCTTTCGGCTGTACGGGCGGGCAACATCGCTCCGTTACACTTGCTGAATACTTCGGGAAGCTATTGGCAAAAAATGATCAAGTCATCGTTACACATAGAGATATCAATCATAGGAAGGATTGA
- a CDS encoding NUDIX hydrolase, translating into MQRITNLLAIKDGQVLLLQKPRRGWFVAPGGKMEPGESIYDSAIREFQEETNLTPKDVHLKGVYTMVIKNGDTVVDEWMLYTFIATDVEGTPFVETREGILSWYEIERLKDLPMAAGDRTNLLFAALNQGTQYGTFEYTEDFELISEKIQNSTEQN; encoded by the coding sequence ATGCAACGTATTACAAATTTACTCGCTATTAAAGATGGTCAAGTGTTACTGCTGCAAAAACCGAGAAGAGGCTGGTTTGTGGCACCCGGTGGGAAAATGGAGCCAGGAGAATCCATCTATGACTCCGCTATACGCGAATTTCAGGAAGAGACGAATCTAACACCAAAAGACGTTCATTTAAAAGGTGTATACACAATGGTTATCAAAAATGGAGATACAGTCGTCGATGAGTGGATGCTGTACACATTTATCGCAACTGATGTTGAAGGAACACCATTCGTCGAAACGCGGGAAGGCATTTTAAGCTGGTATGAAATTGAACGTTTAAAGGATCTTCCGATGGCGGCAGGTGACCGTACGAATTTATTATTTGCAGCATTAAATCAAGGTACGCAATATGGTACATTTGAATATACAGAGGATTTTGAGCTAATCAGCGAAAAAATTCAAAACTCGACGGAACAAAACTAG
- a CDS encoding thioredoxin-disulfide reductase yields the protein MSEEKIYDVVIIGAGPAGMTAAVYASRANLSTLMIERGIPGGQMANTEAVENYPGFDTILGPELSTKMFEHAKKFGAEYAYGDVNEIIDGEEYKIIVSGKKQYKTRTIIITTGAEYKKLGVPGETELGGRGVSYCAVCDGAFFKQKKLIVIGGGDSAVEEGIYLTRFADKVTIVHRRDKLRAQKIIQDRAFANEKIDFIWNTTVKEIHEVDGKVGKVTLVSTVDGTETEEAADGVFVYVGMLPLTSPFASLNILNEAGYIVTNEKMETSIPGIYAAGDVRDKMLRQIVTATGDGSIAAQSAQHYVEEIKEKINQ from the coding sequence ATGTCAGAAGAAAAAATTTATGATGTAGTCATTATCGGAGCAGGTCCAGCAGGTATGACTGCTGCGGTATATGCATCGCGCGCCAACTTATCAACATTAATGATTGAACGTGGGATTCCCGGCGGACAAATGGCTAATACAGAAGCAGTGGAAAACTATCCAGGCTTTGATACAATTTTAGGGCCGGAATTATCGACAAAAATGTTTGAGCATGCGAAAAAATTCGGTGCTGAATATGCATACGGTGATGTAAATGAAATCATCGATGGTGAAGAATATAAAATTATCGTTTCTGGTAAAAAACAATATAAAACACGCACGATTATTATTACAACAGGTGCGGAATACAAAAAACTAGGCGTTCCTGGCGAAACAGAGCTTGGCGGCCGCGGTGTAAGTTACTGTGCAGTATGTGATGGCGCATTCTTCAAACAAAAGAAACTGATCGTAATCGGCGGGGGCGACTCTGCAGTTGAAGAAGGTATTTACTTAACACGTTTTGCGGATAAAGTAACAATCGTACACCGTCGCGATAAACTTCGCGCACAAAAGATTATTCAGGACCGTGCATTTGCCAATGAAAAAATTGACTTCATCTGGAACACAACAGTAAAAGAAATTCATGAAGTTGACGGTAAAGTAGGGAAAGTGACATTAGTTTCAACAGTTGACGGCACTGAAACGGAAGAGGCTGCAGATGGCGTATTCGTATATGTAGGCATGCTTCCATTAACATCGCCATTTGCTTCTTTGAATATTTTAAATGAAGCAGGCTATATTGTAACAAACGAGAAAATGGAAACATCAATTCCGGGTATTTATGCAGCGGGCGATGTTCGTGATAAAATGCTGCGTCAAATTGTAACAGCTACAGGTGACGGCAGTATTGCAGCACAATCAGCGCAACATTACGTGGAAGAAATAAAAGAAAAGATAAATCAATAA
- a CDS encoding transcriptional regulator — MENKRLKTKVTNVVSFVPNGDYYYNKALKAIERDEMDKAYKFIKRAADLSPDDAHVLLQYGILEMELQNFEHAYELIHTAYSLEPNESEIIFMMAEVSGCMGHIADAQKYAAQYLEMEPNGTYTEDASEILEFVDYVGEDMDDMDEFDGAKHVAQEKARRHMEQGDFKTAIEMLEQIIEEYPDLWNAYNNLALAYFYVGEAEQARALLYRVLRENQGNLHALCNLAVFAYYEKSSEELNELVGLLKKIQPFDWENRYKLGATFALIGQYEEAYKWLRSMSKKGYDGEPGFYFWLAQSAYFSGHETIAKEAWKMLIQLDPSKEGMEPWANGEGSILRNSAENHRDFIIRQLTDEHQSSRLFGMFLLKRSAHKQEIVAHPSILNVSNFTAIEKLCLAYALDYDFSNGSKEEKQFLRFMEVAEQITEVNDSISLEVAQVLSTWFALGEIAFEQGYSFKNSAALAAAVEYSFHVALENKVTKKAIAGKYNISTATLSKYNDELYEFVPSDFE; from the coding sequence TTGGAAAATAAACGTTTAAAAACAAAAGTTACTAATGTCGTGTCGTTTGTTCCGAATGGTGATTATTATTACAATAAAGCTTTAAAGGCAATTGAACGAGACGAAATGGATAAAGCATATAAATTTATTAAGCGCGCGGCGGATTTAAGTCCGGATGACGCGCATGTGTTATTACAGTACGGAATTCTTGAAATGGAACTGCAAAATTTCGAGCATGCATATGAGTTGATTCACACAGCCTATAGTTTAGAGCCGAATGAATCCGAAATCATCTTTATGATGGCGGAAGTGTCAGGCTGTATGGGTCATATTGCTGATGCCCAAAAATACGCAGCCCAATATTTAGAAATGGAACCTAATGGCACATATACGGAAGACGCCTCCGAAATATTGGAGTTTGTCGATTATGTGGGCGAAGATATGGATGACATGGATGAATTTGATGGGGCGAAGCATGTGGCACAGGAAAAAGCCCGCCGCCATATGGAGCAGGGCGATTTTAAAACAGCAATCGAAATGCTGGAGCAAATCATTGAAGAGTATCCAGACCTTTGGAATGCGTATAATAATCTGGCGTTAGCCTATTTTTATGTCGGTGAGGCAGAACAGGCACGCGCACTTCTATATCGAGTGCTGCGTGAAAACCAAGGCAATCTTCACGCACTTTGCAACTTGGCTGTCTTTGCATATTACGAAAAAAGCAGTGAAGAGCTGAATGAACTGGTCGGTTTATTGAAGAAAATCCAACCGTTCGATTGGGAAAACCGTTATAAGCTCGGTGCGACATTTGCGTTAATCGGGCAGTATGAAGAAGCCTATAAATGGCTGCGCTCTATGAGTAAGAAAGGTTATGATGGAGAGCCTGGCTTTTATTTCTGGCTTGCCCAGTCAGCCTACTTCTCAGGACATGAAACGATTGCTAAAGAAGCGTGGAAAATGCTCATACAGTTGGATCCATCAAAAGAAGGGATGGAACCGTGGGCAAATGGTGAAGGCTCTATTTTACGAAATTCCGCGGAAAATCATCGTGACTTCATCATTCGTCAACTAACAGATGAGCACCAGTCAAGCCGATTATTTGGCATGTTTTTATTGAAGCGTTCGGCACATAAACAGGAAATTGTCGCGCACCCTTCTATTTTAAATGTCTCAAATTTTACGGCTATCGAAAAACTTTGCCTGGCATATGCACTGGACTATGACTTCAGTAATGGAAGCAAAGAAGAAAAGCAATTCCTGCGTTTTATGGAAGTAGCTGAGCAGATTACAGAAGTAAATGATTCGATTTCTTTAGAGGTCGCGCAAGTGTTAAGTACATGGTTTGCACTTGGGGAAATTGCATTCGAACAAGGCTATTCGTTTAAAAACAGCGCGGCTCTGGCTGCTGCTGTTGAATATTCGTTCCATGTAGCACTGGAAAACAAAGTGACGAAAAAAGCAATAGCGGGCAAATATAATATTTCAACTGCAACATTATCGAAGTACAATGATGAATTATATGAATTTGTACCGTCGGACTTTGAATAG